The nucleotide sequence GAAGCCCGCAGCATCTGGCGATGGCGATGTTCGCGTCGGCTGCCGGCATATCGCTGACGCATGTGCCCTACAAGGGCGCCACCCAAGCCGCAACTGACATTGCTGCAGGCCAGATTCCCGTCGGCTTCCAGGGCCTGGGCACGGTCGCAACGCTCGTGCGTGGTGGTCAACTCAGACTGATCGCGGTGACTACCGAGAAGAGATTGTCGCAATTCCCTGATGTGCCGACTGTCTCGGAATCCGGTCTGCCCGGCTTCTTCTTCAACTCATGGTTCACAATTCTCGCCCCAGCCAATACCCCGAAGGATATTATTGCCCGCCTGAACGCCGAGGTGCTGAAGGCTGTCGGCGATCCCGATGTGCGCCGCAAGCTCGAAGAGCTGGGCTTCGCTGTGCGCGGCAACTCGGCGGAGGAGCTGCGCGCCATGACGCGCGATCAGCTTGCGAAGTATGAGCGCGTGATCAAGGAAATGGGAATCGCCAAGGAGTAGCCGCCGGCAAGCATATTGGACTTCATATGCTTTGCCCGAATTCTTCGCTGAAATAACCTGCTGGCGGCGCAGATTGGAACGGCCGGCAAGATCGCAGATCCTGCTGGCTTTTTGCTGCAAGCCTGCCCCGCGGGCTGCGCCGACAGTGCGATCCGGCCATGTTTCTGCCGCTATGAGGGGCATTGGTCCTATTTTCCGCCGCCAAATCGACGCGCTGGGGCGCTTTCCGGTTGAAAAGCCGGCCCGCGTTGATTACGGAAGGGCTGCCATCCCGTGTTCCCAGGAGTTGACTGGCGTGCCTCAACAAAGGACGGGTGAAGCTCACGGATTCTCGAGCAGCAAACTGTCGGTCTTGCGCAAGCACCCGATTTTTGCCGATCTCGAGCCAGAGGCGTTCGAGCAGCTCTGCCGTTACGCCAAACACTCCACGCTGAAGCGGGGCGCCACGCTGTTTTCCAAAGGGGATCCCGGCCACAGCCTTTACGCGGTCATTTCGGGTACGGTGAAGATGAGCATTTCCTCGCCGGATGGCCGCAACGCGATCCTGAACATCGTCGGACCCGGGGAAATTTTTGGCGAGATCGCGCTGCTCGACGGAAGAGCCCGCTCCGCCGACGCCATTGCAAACAGCACTTGCGAACTCTTCGTCATCGACCGGCGCGAATTCATCCCCTTTGTGAAAGCGCAACCGGCGCTGGCGATGAAATTCATCGAATTGCTCTGCGAGCGGCTGCGATGGACCAGCGATCAGGTCGAGCAGATCATCCTGCAGAACCTGCCCGGACGGCTCGCCAGCGCGCTGCTTCGCCTGTCCGAAAAGCACACGTCGGCGTCGCAGGGCCGAACCATCGCGATCACCCAGCAGGAGATCAGCGAGATGGTCGGCATGACCCGGGAGAGTATCAACAAGCAGTTGCGTGCCTGGGCAGGTCGCGATTGGGTGCGCCTCGAGCACGGTGCCATCGTCGTGCTGAACGCCGAGATGCTTCGTGAGATGGCGGAGGCGGGGTCCGGCCACGAGGGCGAATAGGGATCTGCGGCGGCCGCAGTCCGTAACTTCACGTGGCACCCCAGCATCTATGAAGCGCGCTAAGCCGAGAACGACGGGATGGCGGCAGGCTGGCCGCAACGTTCACATATCAAACACTGCGACCGCGCGGATCGGCGAAGCCGTCCCGCCGCGCCACTTCATCGGCAGGCCGATGAAGATGAACTGGCCGCGCCCGAGCAGCGCTTCGAGATTGCACAGGCTCTCGATATGGGTGATGTCGAGGTCGAGGCAGGCCTTGTGGACGAGAGCATTCACCTTGCCCTCAGGTCCCGGCCGCATCGAATCGATACCGAAATGCACGACGCCCTGCTGCGCCAGCCACTCGGTGGCGGCGACGTTCACGCCGGAATTGTCGCTCGAATATTCCTTGTGGGGGAATGTTCTCGCGTGGTGACCGGTGCAGAGCAGCACGGTGCCGCCCTTCGGCACCGGCAGGCCGGCCTTCGCCACCGCCGTCTCGAGGTCGGCAGGCGTGATCTCGGCGCGCGGTGCAATGTGGCGCAGGTCGATGCAGATGCCCGGCACGATGCATTTCTCCAGCGGATACTCATCGATGGGTATGCCGCTTTTGCCGAAATGTCTGGGCGCGTCGATATGGGTGCCGGCGTGGTCCACCATGGAGATGAACATCGACGCTAGCCCGTGCACATTTCCGGACTCGGCAAAGGATTCTTCGTGGGTCTTCCAGACGCCGTGCATGACCGGAGGGTGGCCGGGATAGCTCGGCGTGCGATGATAGAGCTCCCGGCTGAGGTCGACGATCTTCACGCAAAGTCTCCCCGCCGCGAACTGCGGCGCCTGTTCTAGAACCCGAACGCCCTCGGCAGCGCCAGCGACAGCCAGGGAACGTAGGTCACGATCATCAGCACCGTAAACATCACGTAATAGAATGGCCAGATGCCGCGCATCACCTCATCGACCGAAACCTTGCCGATGGCGCAGCCGACGAACAGCGTCGTCCCCACCGGCGGCGTCAGCAGGCCGATGCCGAGATTGAGCAGCATGACGATGCCGAAATGCACGGGATCGATGCCGAAGCTCTTCACGACGGGCAAGAGGATCGGTGTACAGATTAGCAACAGGGGGGCGAGGTCTAGCGCCGTTCCCAGAACCAGCAGCATGATGTTCAACCACATCAGCAGCACGTATTTGTTGCTCGATATGGCAACGAAGAACTCGGTCATCTTGGCCGGCATCTGCATCAGCGCGGCGACGTAGCCGAAGCATGATGCGGTGGCCACTAGCGTCAGTACCATCGCCACGGTCTGCAGCGTCTTGTAGACCAGTAGCGGCAGTTCGGACCATTTGTAGTCGCGGTAGATGAACATCGTGACGAAGAACGCCCAGACGCAGGCGACCGCACCCGCCTCGATCGGCGTGAAGACGCCGGTGAGGATGCCGCCCAGAACGATGACCAGCGTCACGATCCCCCATACGGCGTCACCTAGCATCCTGATCGCCTGCCGGATCGGCACAGGCTCCCCCTTGGGATGTTTGTCGCGATAGGCGTAGAACAGGCAGAGCACCATCAGCGAAAAGCCGAGCAGCAGGCCGGGGAGCACGCCGGCCAGAAACAGGCTGGTAATCGAGACCACGCCGCCGGTCGCCAGCGAATAGATCACCGAGTTATGGCTCGGCGGAATGATGATGGCCTGCAGCGAGGCGCTGATGGTCACATTGGTTGCGAACACCCGCGGATAGCCCTTGGCGGCCATCTGGGGAATCATCACTGAACCGATCGCAGATGTATCGGCAACCGACGATCCGGAGATGCCGCTCATGATCGTGGTCGCGAGAATATTGACCTGCGAGAGGCCGCCCCGCATGCGCGTGAAGCCGACGACCACGGCTGCAAAGTCGACCAGCCGCCTGGCCATGCCGCCCTCGGCCATGATGGCGCCCGCCAGCACGAAGAACGGAATGGTCAGCATCGAGACCTTACCGACGCCGCTGGCGAATTGCTGCATGACCGCGCCGACCGGCAAGTCGATCCAGAGCGCGCCAACCAGCGAGGACAGCGCCAGCGCATAGGCGATCGGCATGCCGATCGCGAAGAAGAAGCACATGCTGAGAAGGAGAACAGCGATATCCATGGGAGTTACTCGATCGGTACGTGGGCGTCGCTGCCGTCACGCGGCGGCGGGCCGATGGTCAGGCGTTCGACGACAAACAGGAGCATCATGGCGCCGCTGACCGCGATCGGAAGATAGGTGATGCCGACCGACAGCCACGGAAATTCGTCCACCGAATTCTCCCAGGTGGTGTGAACGAGCCGGAGCCCCCACACCACCATGAAGATCGCAATCACGCCCATTAGGACTTCGCTGAGGAACAGCGAGGCGCGGCGCAACAGCGGCGGCAGCAAATCGGTGCCCACCGTCATGTTCATGTGGATACGCTGGCGATAGCAGTTGGCCGAGCCGATGAAGGTGATGCCGACGGTCAGCAGCACGGCCATCGGTTCGGGCCAAGACGAGGCACTGTTGAGGATGTAGCGGGTATAGACGGCCCACGGAATGACCGCCGAGACCAGCACGAGCGCCACGCACGCGATCACGGCGCCGGTCCAGTAAACCGCATCGTTCACACGCCGGAAAATTCCGGCCGCAGAATTGAACATTTCCACCTCAGAGAATGCGCTTCAAATCGCTTCAGCAGCTTGGCGAGGCGGTGGCCGGAACAGACGTGGTCCGGCCACTCGCCAATCGCGAGCCTGGCGCTAGTTCACCGCCTCGATGCGCTTGACCATCGCTGCGTATTTCGCGCCGTACTTGTCCCAGACTGGTTTGACGGCGTCCTGGAACGGTTTCTTGTCGATGTCGGTGATGATCTCGGTGCCGGCCGCCTTCATCTTTTCGATGGCGATGTTCTCCGCTTCATACCAGAGCACGCGCTGTTCGGCCTGCGCTTCCTTCGAAAGCTTCTTGATCAACGCCTGATCTTCCGGCGACAGCTTTTGCCAGGAGATGCGTGAAAAGACCAAAAGCTCCGGAATGATCAGGTGTTCGGTCATCGTGAAATACTTGGCCACCTGATAATGGTTCTGCGCGATGAACGATGGCGGATTGTTCTCCGCGCCGTCGACCACGCCCGTCTGCATCGAGCTGAAGACCTGATCGAAGCCGAGGGCTACACCGTTGCCGCCCAGCGCATTCATGGTGTCGACAAAGAGCGGATTGCCCATCATCCGGACCTTGAGGCCCTTGAGGTCGGCAATGGTCCGGATCGGCCGCTTGTTGTTGTAGACGTTGCGCGAGCCGGCGTTCATCCAGCACAGCGCGATCAGGCCGGTCTTTTCCGCCGCTGAAATCTTCGCCAGCAATTCGTCGCCGATCTCGCCGTCAATCACCTTCTCCATGTGCTTGGAGTTGCGGAAGACGAACGGCATGTTGAAGACGTTGACGTCGTCCACGACGGGGCCGACGGCGCCGACCGAAATACGGGCGATCTGCAGTGCGCCGAGCTGGGCCTGCTCGATCATTTCCTTTTCGCCGCCCAACTGCATCGACGGGAACATCTGGATCGTCAGCCGGCCGTTGGTGGCGGCTTCCAGCTTCTTGCCCATCCGGACGACGGCTTCGACGGTCGGATAGCCGAGCGGATGAACGTCCGATGCCTTCAGCACCATTTTCGTCTGCGCAAATGCGGACGATAGCGGCGTCGTGGCTGCCATCGTGGCCCCGAGCCCTGCGCTCAACTTGATGAAGTCGCGGCGTTTCATGTTGTTCCTCCTGATGTTGTTTATCGTTTTATGGACGTCTGAACTCTAGGGTCGCTCGTCGAAGTACTCCGGATTGATGTGTTGGGTAGCCGAGATGTTCTCGAGAAGGCTTTCGAGGTGGATCTCCATCGCCCGCCTTGCGCCCTCTGCGTCATGCGCCTCGATCGCGGTGAGGACAGCCTGGTGTTCGACGATCACTTTGGCGATTCGCCCGTGCTGGGGCAGGGTTAACCGGCGATAGCGATCGACGTGAACCTTGACCTGCTGGATATACTTCCAGATTCCTGGATAGCCGGCGACATCAGCGACTGTAGCATGAAACATTTCGTCAGCCTGATGGAACGTATCGCTGTCCCCGGCGGCGCTGGCCTCGCGCTGCCGCTCCAGGATCGACTGCAGCGCCAGTATTTGGCTCGATGTCGCACGTTCTGCGGCGAGCCGCGCGGTGGTTTCCTCCAGCGCCTTGCGGATGATGATGGCCTCGGGAAGTGCGGCCACCGGGATGCGCGAGACGAAGATGCCGGACTGGGGATAGATCTCGAGCAGGCCTTCATCCGATAATTTGAGGATCGCCTCGCGAACAGGCGTGCGGCTCACGCCGTAGGAGAGCGCGATTTGCGCTTCCGAGATGATCTCGCCGGGCCGGCGCTGCAGCGACACCAGTTCGACCCGAAGATCGGAATAGATCTTCGACGCCGCTGTTGCCGCGCGCGGCCTGCCGCTGCGGCGGGTGCCGGCGGCCATTCGTCGAACAGTAGGATCCGTCTTTTTCGATGCGCGGGCGGGCATGGCTGCTTTCTCGATTGATATATTAGTATATGAATTGGCTTTGACAATCGGAAATCGAGCCGCGCGTTGGTTTTGTGCCGTGCGCCCGGAGAGGCTCATCCAACAAGTGGAGCTCTACGCTGGCGCCTAGCCTCGGCCGCCGATGAAGCCGGCGCGTGTCCGCTGTTCAAGTTGTCCGGCGCCCGTCAGCAAGTCGATCAGGTTCTGCGCTTGTTGCGGGTGGACGGCGGCGATCGTGATGCCCGCCGTGTACATTGTTGCAAGTTCGCAGCCCGGCGGCAGTGAACCGGACAAGATGACGCCCTTGGTGCTGATGATCTCGGTCGATTGCGTACAACCGAGCGGACGTCGCGCCTCGGACGCCGCCAGTTCGCGCATCGCGGTTGCGCCATTCGGGAAAATCCTGAGGCGGGCGGCGACCTCGTCGGCGATACCGAGCTGCTGGAGGACATTTGCAACGTGAATTCCGGCCGTCGAGGTTTTGGTATCCGGCACGAAGATCGCGTCCGACCCCAGCAAGGCCTCGCGCAAATCAGCGGCATCCCTGACGGCGGCCGCGGGATCGCCGGTGCGAACGGCGAGGGCGGTCTCGACCAGGCCGATATCGGCCATCGAAGTGCCAACCACCAGCTTCTCCTCCGCCAGTCTGGCCACGAGCGCAGCTGTCAGAATGACGATGTCTGCCGGCGTGCCCTCGCGCAATCTGTCGGCCATGACGCCGACCGCGCCAAACTCGCCTGCGATATCGAAGCCGGTCTGGGACCTGAAAGCTGGCGTCAGGCTCGCGAGCAGGCCCTGTGCCGCACCGCCGCTCAGAATGTTCAGCGTGCTCATGCGGTCAATTCCATCGCGGCGATGATTCTATCGCGCGTGATCGGTAGATCGCGCACCCGCACACCGAGCGCATCGAACACCGCGTTGGCGATGGCTGCTGTAACCGGGCCATGGGCAGCCTCGCCGGCGCCGACCGGCTCGACATCGGGCCGCTGGATGACCTCAACCTCGACATCGGGCACTTCGCTGAAGCGCAGGATCGAATATTCCGTCCAGCCCGTGCTAGTGATGCGTTGCCGGTCGAAGCGGACGCGTTCCTTCAGCACCCAACTCGTGGCTTGAATGGCGCCGCCCTCGATCTGGTTGATGACGCCGTCCGGATTGATCGCTTCGCCGACATCGACCGCCAGTGTCAATTTCCTGACGCTGATCTCCTCGGCACCCTCGATCTCGGCGATCGCAGCGCAATAGGCGCCGGTGTTCTTGTAGCGGGCAAAGGCCACGCCGTGACCGATGCCCGGCTGCTTGTCGGGCTTCCACTTGGCGCGGGTGGCAACGGCGCGGATGACATCCTTGGCCCGCTCATCGCGCAAGTGGCGCAGCCGGAACGCGACCGGGTCCTCGCCGCGCTCGGCAGCGATTTCATCGAGGATGGATTCGATCGCAAACACATTGCCCTGCGCGCCCAGCGTTCGCAGCGCTGAGGTACGGATCGGCATGGTCGTCAGGCGATGGCTTTCGATGCGCCAGGATGGAAAATCATAAAGCGGGACCGAGTTGCGATCGCT is from Bradyrhizobium sp. AZCC 2176 and encodes:
- a CDS encoding Bug family tripartite tricarboxylate transporter substrate binding protein — protein: MRLIHLLIPVFALLASYQAIAQANYPDRPIKMIVPLAAASAVDVAARIVTQKMADNMGQQIVILNQPGASGLMGAEAVARAEPDGYTIGGFNDSIMTMVPNLQSKMRWDILRDFEPVSLVATVEWGLVANNQASFKSAADLIAAAKAAPGKVDYGSGGPGSPQHLAMAMFASAAGISLTHVPYKGATQAATDIAAGQIPVGFQGLGTVATLVRGGQLRLIAVTTEKRLSQFPDVPTVSESGLPGFFFNSWFTILAPANTPKDIIARLNAEVLKAVGDPDVRRKLEELGFAVRGNSAEELRAMTRDQLAKYERVIKEMGIAKE
- a CDS encoding Crp/Fnr family transcriptional regulator, with amino-acid sequence MPQQRTGEAHGFSSSKLSVLRKHPIFADLEPEAFEQLCRYAKHSTLKRGATLFSKGDPGHSLYAVISGTVKMSISSPDGRNAILNIVGPGEIFGEIALLDGRARSADAIANSTCELFVIDRREFIPFVKAQPALAMKFIELLCERLRWTSDQVEQIILQNLPGRLASALLRLSEKHTSASQGRTIAITQQEISEMVGMTRESINKQLRAWAGRDWVRLEHGAIVVLNAEMLREMAEAGSGHEGE
- a CDS encoding cyclase family protein: MKIVDLSRELYHRTPSYPGHPPVMHGVWKTHEESFAESGNVHGLASMFISMVDHAGTHIDAPRHFGKSGIPIDEYPLEKCIVPGICIDLRHIAPRAEITPADLETAVAKAGLPVPKGGTVLLCTGHHARTFPHKEYSSDNSGVNVAATEWLAQQGVVHFGIDSMRPGPEGKVNALVHKACLDLDITHIESLCNLEALLGRGQFIFIGLPMKWRGGTASPIRAVAVFDM
- a CDS encoding TRAP transporter large permease; amino-acid sequence: MDIAVLLLSMCFFFAIGMPIAYALALSSLVGALWIDLPVGAVMQQFASGVGKVSMLTIPFFVLAGAIMAEGGMARRLVDFAAVVVGFTRMRGGLSQVNILATTIMSGISGSSVADTSAIGSVMIPQMAAKGYPRVFATNVTISASLQAIIIPPSHNSVIYSLATGGVVSITSLFLAGVLPGLLLGFSLMVLCLFYAYRDKHPKGEPVPIRQAIRMLGDAVWGIVTLVIVLGGILTGVFTPIEAGAVACVWAFFVTMFIYRDYKWSELPLLVYKTLQTVAMVLTLVATASCFGYVAALMQMPAKMTEFFVAISSNKYVLLMWLNIMLLVLGTALDLAPLLLICTPILLPVVKSFGIDPVHFGIVMLLNLGIGLLTPPVGTTLFVGCAIGKVSVDEVMRGIWPFYYVMFTVLMIVTYVPWLSLALPRAFGF
- a CDS encoding TRAP transporter small permease; its protein translation is MFNSAAGIFRRVNDAVYWTGAVIACVALVLVSAVIPWAVYTRYILNSASSWPEPMAVLLTVGITFIGSANCYRQRIHMNMTVGTDLLPPLLRRASLFLSEVLMGVIAIFMVVWGLRLVHTTWENSVDEFPWLSVGITYLPIAVSGAMMLLFVVERLTIGPPPRDGSDAHVPIE
- a CDS encoding TRAP transporter substrate-binding protein, with the protein product MKRRDFIKLSAGLGATMAATTPLSSAFAQTKMVLKASDVHPLGYPTVEAVVRMGKKLEAATNGRLTIQMFPSMQLGGEKEMIEQAQLGALQIARISVGAVGPVVDDVNVFNMPFVFRNSKHMEKVIDGEIGDELLAKISAAEKTGLIALCWMNAGSRNVYNNKRPIRTIADLKGLKVRMMGNPLFVDTMNALGGNGVALGFDQVFSSMQTGVVDGAENNPPSFIAQNHYQVAKYFTMTEHLIIPELLVFSRISWQKLSPEDQALIKKLSKEAQAEQRVLWYEAENIAIEKMKAAGTEIITDIDKKPFQDAVKPVWDKYGAKYAAMVKRIEAVN
- a CDS encoding GntR family transcriptional regulator, with amino-acid sequence MAAGTRRSGRPRAATAASKIYSDLRVELVSLQRRPGEIISEAQIALSYGVSRTPVREAILKLSDEGLLEIYPQSGIFVSRIPVAALPEAIIIRKALEETTARLAAERATSSQILALQSILERQREASAAGDSDTFHQADEMFHATVADVAGYPGIWKYIQQVKVHVDRYRRLTLPQHGRIAKVIVEHQAVLTAIEAHDAEGARRAMEIHLESLLENISATQHINPEYFDERP
- a CDS encoding molybdate ABC transporter substrate-binding protein → MSTLNILSGGAAQGLLASLTPAFRSQTGFDIAGEFGAVGVMADRLREGTPADIVILTAALVARLAEEKLVVGTSMADIGLVETALAVRTGDPAAAVRDAADLREALLGSDAIFVPDTKTSTAGIHVANVLQQLGIADEVAARLRIFPNGATAMRELAASEARRPLGCTQSTEIISTKGVILSGSLPPGCELATMYTAGITIAAVHPQQAQNLIDLLTGAGQLEQRTRAGFIGGRG